The Glycine soja cultivar W05 chromosome 9, ASM419377v2, whole genome shotgun sequence sequence AGCACCAACCACAAAGCAAATAAATACAGGTCAGTGTTAacaatatcaaaaataaaataaatccaattgtatttattaaaattaaattaaaacacactttttatttctatatgGACAAAAATACTTACAGTCATCcctaattatgttaattaaaaaagtattttattatttaatattattaaacttttaatacttattttaaaatcaatttttaaattttatattaataactattaaataaaaaaattcaggtgatgtttttttttttgttaaaaaacttCAGGTGATGTGTGGACATGAATAAATGTTGcatgtttttatatattataatttatatattatacggtagtcaagaaagaaagaaaaaaggatatCACCTGAAAAGTTGACAAGTGTATTGTGTCCCAATCATGTTTTTGCCATAAGAAATGTTCCCTTGGTCTCGTTGGGGTGTTggctaacaaaacaaaattgagcACCAGCTAGCTACTACTGCAACCATTGAAAATCCCCCAAATCCTATTATATTCTTAACCAGCGTAGTCAATCATCAAACAATTCATTAAAAGAACGGAGTAACTTGTGACACACTTCAATTCTTCTAATACAATTCcacaatttaataatattatggcatcaaatcaaatctaggtACTAAAGGTcagattctttttaatttttttaatttttcttcgtCTTTATCTTTGACTTGATGACTTCAATTTCATGCTTATGATATATACAAAGTCTTTCAATGAGTTCAAATTGTGGGTGAATTCCAATTGGGATGCAACAAAATCTAGAATACTTTTTGTTTATTCAATGGTTCTTTGTTTTACTAGTTGGTGAAACAAATTTATGCTTGatctgagttttttttttattccgtgAGAATTAACCACAATCAAAGGGATTTATAACAGTCACACAGCATGTTGAACTAATTGAGCTAGAACCCTTGGTTGCTAGATCtgagtttaaactttaaagtatGTAACTAGGTATTCTAATGTTGTGTGAATTATGAACAATTGAAAAAATCTCAGGAAGCCATAGTGAGTACTGCAATAGCTGGAGCAATCCTAGGAGCTTCAGTTGGAGGATGGATCAACGATCGATTTGGAAGGAAGAAAGGAATTGTTATAGCAGATACCCTCTTTTTTATAGGGTCTGTCATCATGGCTGCTGCTTCAGGCCCAGCAATTCTCATCCTGGGTCGTGTATTTGTTGGCATTGGTGTTGGTATGGCTTCAATGGCATCACCCCTCTACATTTCAGAGGCATCACCAACAAGAGTAAGAGGAGCCCTTGTGAGCCTTAACAGTTTTCTCATCACTGGGGGACAGTTCCTTTCCTACCTCATCAACTTGGCCTTCACCAAGGTTGGAAACTTTGCTATCATTTCTCACTTTGTTGCAAATTTGAGATATATGATCCATGCTTGATCTATGTTGCTGTACATGAAATAGATTCTTCTCATGTAAAATTTTAACTAGCCCATGTTGAGATGTCATATCGAGACAAAATTTAGATATAGTTCTTTAAGTACCTTTAATGTTGTTTGCTAATCAAAATCAGAGTTTCAACTTGGTAATCCATGGACTAAAGTACCAAAACCAAAAAACATCTAAGaaagtaaatttaaattctGTCCTGTATCTCTCCTTATTGATGTTAAATAGGCCGCCTTACCTAGTTAATGTCTATCAGGAAAGAAATTGtcacaaaaaaattgaagataacctgttatatacttatatacaGGAGAGAATCCATTTCCATGTACATACAGAaagttggttttaaaattaaaatgtgatgGATGCTTGAACTTGTCTTGGTGTTCCTTTGCTCACCTAGTACATCTTGTTGTTTGGTGATGAGATAATTGAATTTGTGCTTAATTTTTCATTCAGGCACCAGGGACATGGAGGTGGATGTTAGGGGTAGCAGCAGTGCCAGCTTTGTTACAAATTGTACTAATGTTGACACTCCCAGAATCGCCTCGTTGGCTTTACCGCAAGGTTAGTTAGTTCATCATCATTAGTCAATTGTCATTTGCGTGTGAAATTGTATATCTTAACTGTTGTTCCACTTTTGTTCCCACAGGGTAAGGAAGAGGAAGCGAAATCGATTCTGAAAAAGATCTACCCGCCACACGAAGTTGAAGGTGAAATCCAGGCTTTGAAGGAATCAGTTGACATGGAAATTAAGGAAGCAGAATCATCAGAGAAGATCAACATAGTCAAACTCTTGAGAACTTCAGCTGTGAGAAGAGGTTTATATGCCGGCGTTGGACTCTTAATCTTCCAGCAGTTTGTGGGAATCAACACTGTGATGTATTATAGTCCTACCATTGTTCAGTTGGCAGGTTTTGCATCTAACAGAACAGCACTGCTTCTTTCACTCATCATATCTGGCCTCAATGCATTTGGTTCAATTCTGAGCATTTATTTCATTGACAAGACTGGGAGGAAAAAGCTTGCTCTAATCAGTTTGTGTGGTGTTGTGTTCTCCCTTGTTCTCCTAACCGCCGCATTTCGCGAAAGCGAAATCCACTCCCCAATGGTTAGTGCCATTCAATCCTCTcaattcaacaacaacaacacctgCCCTGATTACAAAACAGCTTTGAACTCTGCTGAATGGACTTGCATGACATGCCTAAAGGCTTCACCATCTTGTGGTTATTGTGCTGCTGATGACAAGGTAAATCAAATCTATTCTACCCTTTTGTCATTTTACCAACCACatgtttcaattttgttttgcaCACTACTATCAATTATTGGGAGGTAAGGGCTAGAAAACAAGTTGTATCAATTCCAATTGTGGACACCATTATACATACATCAAATTTTGCATGTCACGTGTATTCACAGTTTGACCTTAGTATTCAATTATTGGGAGGGGAGGAAAGGAAAACAAAGTTATTTCAATTCCAATTGTTGACACTACTATACATATAATTTCACATTTCATAtttgtttatgaatttaatgGTGATATgctaacaatataaaatagttttacactTTCATCCAATCATAGATCACCATCTACATGACTTCTACGATAGTTTtgtaaaaatcaacaaacttattacaaattatagattataaatggatgacaatgtaaaatagttttacacttttacattgtcaatacatatctttttctctcttcatttattgacattaattttcaattaaatttgcaGTTTTTACCTGGGGCATGTTTGATATCCAATGATGGCACAAAGAAGATGTGTGGTGATGATCATAGGGCATGGTACACTAGGGGGTGTCCTAGCAAATATGGTTGGGCTGCTCTAATAGGCCTTGCTCTTTACATCATATTCTTCTCACCTGGCATGGGAACTGTTCCATGGGTTGTGAACTCAGAGATCTATCCCTTGAGGTACAGAGGGGTTTGTGGAGGAATAGCATCCACAACTGTTTGGATTTCCAACCTCATTGTTTCTGAGTCCTTCTTGTCCCTCACAAAAGCTCTAGGGACAGCATGGACATTCATGATGTTTGGAATTGTGGCCATTGTGGCAATCTTCTTTGTCATTATTTTTGTGCCTGAGACCAAAGGGGTTCCTATGGAGGAAGTGGAGAAGATGCTAGAACAAAGATCTGTGCAGTTCAAgttttgggagaagagagaTTCTGGCTCTGAGAAGCATTGActcaaagaacaaaaaaaaaagcaaaattgtttgagtcatttttattagttttatagcTTAAAATAGTGAAATTAAGTGGCTTGTGAAGTTATGGTTATTTGATGACAATGATTGTTCTCTCTGGGTAAGATTTGGTGATAGTTAGCATTTTAGCTCTAATGTGTATGTAGTTGTCTAGATGATTAGTTGGATTGATGAAAATCCTTATGAAATTCCTTAGAGGATTGGAATATGAGAATTGGTAATAAGCTCTTATTTGTGatataatgaagaaaaaaagtgtaTCAAGAATTTGATCTTCAAACATAGCCCTTTTCTGTTTGCCCTCTTTTTGTCCTTTACACTTACTAATGGTAACAACACATGAAAAAGTTTGAGAAAAAGTGTTTTCCTATATCCTTCTTTTATTCTGCCCCTTCTAAATTTTACACTACTTTATTTGGATCAAGGCCTTGTTTAGGATTTTATGTTACAAAAGTTGTGGCTTGATAATTTATGGCGTAAACAAAAACTGAAATGACGAGTAATTGCAttcaaatggaaaaaaaaaactgaacaaTAATAAATCATGTTTAGAATTAGAAACCTAAGAAGCACGGGGACGCTTGCTAGGTGGCGTCCCCCGTTTCCAATACAGCACAGGGACGGGACGGGACGAGTATGGCATGGGGACGGCGTTGACTTACTGGATACGGCTGACCATGACGGAAACTATGGTGGCCTTTCATGGGGACGACATGGTGACGGCGGTGGCCTACATGCGCATCCCCacactccaattttttttttttaaaaaaggagaaacataaaaaagaggaaagaagaATCGACAGAATCGAGACTTTCACTAGCGTGGACTAGTGGAACATGACGGACGAAGGTTGCACCAACAGAGGAGGCCGCGGGATGGCGGGAATGACGCGCGAGGAGGAGGATGAAGAGGAGGCAGAGGAGATTGATGGCTTGTGGAAGTGTTGTGAAACATTTTCAGAGGTTGTGTGAGGTTTCGTTCTCGAGGAGCACGACGAGGATATCGTAGAAATGGTTGTGGAGGTTGTTGCTCGGAGTGGCAGAGGAAGGAGTGGAGGCGCTGTGTCTGGAGTGGCGGAAAAAGaggtttttttttaccaatataCACGCTCTCTCTCCTAAAAATTCCCACAATACACCTATTCCAATTTTTTTCCCCAATCTACACTAGTTTTGGCTATAGGTAGGAAGTCGGGTTTGGCCACCACGACTTCCGTGCttgaggttttttttattttaaattttaaaaaatataaatattatattatataaatatatttttaattggttttaaaattacttttttattaaattaatttttttaaaatttttttaaagagaaatctacatataaagaaaaatgcaaaaaaaattggataaaattatagTACAATTTTTTAGCTACGTTGTAtataattttgtagttaaatttatgtgtcattgatatttttctttgttatgtttgttaattaaaaaataagaaaagtagTTAGTAGtatcaaaacaaattaaaaaacacagTGAAAAATCCTTGAGTAGGAGAAGATGTTGAAATATGACAATTGCAACGTAAATATGACAAAAACTAATGATAATCTGAAATATGTTGTGCAAGATACATGTCTTCTTCTATTTTGGTTACTAGTTTGTTAAAAATagtcaaaatttctattgggcAGAATCATTTCCAATAGTTGGTTGTACTAACACCTTTAGCACgtcttcatcatttttcaattctgttatttcatattcaattaaattttctgaATACTTAGCATGACCTGGTTGTCGAAAGAACAATCGTCTGACCaattgtgattcgtgaattccataAGGGGAACCCCtataggtgcaacttgcttgattaaatccTTGAGTTTGTCCATGCTACATCCCGAAGAAATGCCAAATCTTATTGGATTTgttccatttggaaaaatgaaggtTAATCTCAAGTTAGCAATGGTTTGGTtgcttgtttctcccaaaaatgacATAGTAATAAGATTGAATTTGGTTTATGAAGGTatgttgtgtgaaattgtgcGTTCGTATTAAGTGTGttttgtgttatttatagttgtatAAGCATTTTGCCACGTTGATGTGTATTGGAATCCAATGTTTCTTTTTCCCTGGTAACTGATGTAGCAGACGTTCATTATAAtttcagagtgaaaaaagag is a genomic window containing:
- the LOC114367937 gene encoding probable inositol transporter 2 is translated as MEGGVPEADMSAFRECLSLSWKNPYVLRLAFSAGIGGLLFGYDTGVISGALLYIRDEFIEVDRKTWLQEAIVSTAIAGAILGASVGGWINDRFGRKKGIVIADTLFFIGSVIMAAASGPAILILGRVFVGIGVGMASMASPLYISEASPTRVRGALVSLNSFLITGGQFLSYLINLAFTKAPGTWRWMLGVAAVPALLQIVLMLTLPESPRWLYRKGKEEEAKSILKKIYPPHEVEGEIQALKESVDMEIKEAESSEKINIVKLLRTSAVRRGLYAGVGLLIFQQFVGINTVMYYSPTIVQLAGFASNRTALLLSLIISGLNAFGSILSIYFIDKTGRKKLALISLCGVVFSLVLLTAAFRESEIHSPMVSAIQSSQFNNNNTCPDYKTALNSAEWTCMTCLKASPSCGYCAADDKFLPGACLISNDGTKKMCGDDHRAWYTRGCPSKYGWAALIGLALYIIFFSPGMGTVPWVVNSEIYPLRYRGVCGGIASTTVWISNLIVSESFLSLTKALGTAWTFMMFGIVAIVAIFFVIIFVPETKGVPMEEVEKMLEQRSVQFKFWEKRDSGSEKH